In Microplitis mediator isolate UGA2020A chromosome 9, iyMicMedi2.1, whole genome shotgun sequence, the DNA window tacataattttacatgtaatattaaaatacaagGAAATTTTTACATCACCAGTGATGTCCCTTTGCAAAAGGACTTTGGGCATTAGTAACAACACTATAAGAACCAGTTGAACTTTTATCAACATATTCCCCGGCAAGAATTATTGGTTGGCTAGATGAACAATTTCCGGATCTGTAGTTGCGGAGGTCATTTAGATCGCATGGGTGGGCCCAAAAACCTTCAGTCGAAATTATAGATTCACTGAAGTAATAGACGGCTCTGTTATGATAGCAAGCGTAATCCAAATTGCCACATCCAGGTTGGCTTTGTCCGCCATTGAAGTAGAAATCAACGTGTCCACAAGTAATAAACTTGCCTGCAATCTTTGCGTTAGTATGATAGACGTCGACAAAATCAGCGTCTCCAGCATCCAATGCTGCATCTTCTCCCACTGTATAAAATAATGGCCCAGCTGGATCCAATCCCGTTATTCTTGAAACTCTATAATAGTACAAGTAATTGGCAGCAACTGCTGCTACATGAGCGCCTAGACTGTGTCCAATTAGATGAATATCTTCCGCGCCCTCTAGCTTCAGAAGGACAATAAATCTCGCCAAAAATACCCCAACTGCTCTAGCATTGGATACCGCCGTTGGATAAAAACGATCAGCAAGTAATTCCCAATCCACGAAGAAAACATTATAATCACCAACACTTAAATATCGATCTTTCATTGCTATGAAATCAGATTTCCATGGTGCCGATTTGAAACCGTGGATTATTACTTTCGTTGGTTTATTCGGATCAAAATCGGACCATGCCAAAGtattgtaatatttactaaCACTTACTTCCTGCACATTGGGATGAAAAGATCGcctcatcaaaaaaaaaaaaatattatcctgataattttcaacacaaaatacataagaaaatgattcaaacagtattaaaaagtaaacaatatttttataatgcaTCATAGCcgcgaattatttttttttatctttaccaatacgtgacttatttttaacgtttttCGCTAAAACGTCAATTTGCGCACCTGCTATCTCTAGAAaaactgataataattactgACCGAGGCAAGTATTTATACATCAGCATTTCATTTATTGCACTGATATAACGATACCGTTAACGTCATCGTCAACTTTAGAGATCCGGCTTAATGCGCCGAtgcagaattttttaatttgatttttattgtcaataaaaaataaaaaaacaattaagaTCCTCATAACGTCATAtctgggaaaaaattttagtactcACGATGTctttagtttcttttttttttattatagacATATAAGTCTCCATCAAATACTGAATCCAATTCCATTTTTGTTTAAACTCCGACGAGCTGTTTCTCGATTGCTACATAATTAGGTaagtaatcgataaaaattgaatacaaaATTAGAAATGCTATTAACCCTCCAGCACTCTTACTATGAAATTTTCTCTCACGCTCAtatgttatataaattttcttaaaaatttcaaatgtaatGAATGCTTGATATTTTTCCTATCTCTCTAAAATTCAATGCTCTAATAGATTACAacactattatttaattattctcgtataatatttaaaaaaaaaaatatttattgttgctCTGTGAGATTTTTTCTCATAActatagtaatattttttttttctcttgttGGGTTGTTTGCCCAGGTGGCCTCTGGGTTATCCCGTACAGCCAATGGTTGTGTATGACTAGAGTAAGATAAAGTGTAAGAATTTCGGAATCGAGTATGGTCGGCTCGATTCGGATGTTTTCGTGGACAGTTTATTTATGGACGAGGTGTATACAAAAAAACTGTCATTCTAACCTTAATTTCGAATCTATCAGcgtgtaaaaataagttacagagtttaaaaattaatattttaacgttaatcaataattaaataattatttatatcagtAATTGGTCATAGTCCAAGATCATTTGttgttttcaaatataaaacatGTGATGTATCAGTCATTTAGATTGCAAAGTTTAAACATAAGTTTATGATTATCAGAACTAATCTGATATCAGtaaatgtatgaaaaatatttttcttaggGGTAAtatcgtttatttattaaaaaaaaaataagtaattgctcgaaatgttaaaaaattattcgatttgaATATGaaaatcgaattaaaattacgTTTCACATGAAAGTTCTTGTTATGttctttaatatatttattattttaatatttttaaaatatttatcactaTTAAGAATCATGATCACCCATAATTTAGtctaaaaataagttaatttgtttgacaatcaaaattttttagatttgaaaatatttaaaataaagtagatCCACGCACGCGCGCTTGCACAGAACATGTGAGAATTTTTCTCATCACGAGAGCAATAATAGTGGCACGTTTTACGAGAGTGCTGGAGGGTTAAATAATTGGGATCTTGCTGAATATTATCGTTACATAGTATATgaatttatagaatttaaagaaaatagaaTTGAACGCAACAGTTGTgattaaaaatgtcaaaaatatttgtcGCATTATTTGTGATTACGGTGGTCTTTGCTTTGATGGAATTTTGCGTTCTCGCATCCGATTATGACGAATTGAGGATACTGCTGGATTTCATCCAATCCAGAATAGATCTCATCACTAATGGACAATGCAGAAAATTTTGGGGAGGAGTAAGTGTGCATAGACAATAATTTGTGAGAGAGAATATAGAACTTTCAGTtcccatacaaaaaaatttttttccgcggTTGAACACGTGGAGTGCACGGAAAAAACTAATCGTTACCAGCAACTCTTGTAGAAAAGaaatattgacaacggggccagtcttggcacaatactgggctaccgAGGCTCGGCTTTCCAAGGTTGATCCGAGAtccgaccaacgttcaagtgacgaGCGTCGGTTCGCCATTCTTGTGCCAAGATTCAGCCGTTATTCGAGTGAAAAGCCTTGGTtcgccagtcttgggccaataTTTAGCCAATACTCAAGGAACAAACCCTGGCTTACCAGTCTAAATAAGAACTGGTACCTACAAACCTCTGGCTTCTATGTACAGCGTAACagcctacacagaaaaaaaaatatagtagtGGCTACTATCTGGGAGAGTACTGAGtactcggaaaaaaaaattagtaatttttcctatgttggCATAGTAACTATAACTATGTGGACATAGGAACCTTTCCGATGTAAACATAGGGAAATTCCCTATGGTAATATGGGAAAAAATACTATAGTAACATATGTtacatagaaatttttcgtatAATACATAGAAAAAGTTCCTTAGTTAAAATAGTAAAAGTTACTGTGTCAACATAGGAAACATTCCTACGTcaacataggaattattcctatgtTACCACAGTAGTTATTTCTCTTTagcatattaattttttttatgccaaacataggaattatttatatgctaacataggaaaaattcgtgtgttgaaaaaattatgaaaggatgagattttttttcttttcaaaaattcaaattcagaCAAAGTTGGTATGACTAAGACGTTCACCAATCGAAACGCGTTAATATGAactattaatttgattaatcCGGTTTAGTTTTAATGAAGGCTTCAGAACAAGgacctaaattttttttgtattatactaattattaaaaaatgatttgtttataTATGACAATAATGTGTAGtgatttaattagttaatttaaataagtgTTGATTTGACTTGCGGTAATCATTTATAAGTCGATTTTCATCTTAATCTAGTAACTTAcgattttttatcaactattCATTTCATGTCTCTAACTTTCAGGTTTAAACTAAAgtttatcttaaaaaaattatatctctaCAAGTCACATTGCTTTTACGGAGTAaacctacacggaaagaaaattatggcagcggttcccataattttgagaaattttttcctataccatcataggaattacgaccataaattatgggagtggttcctataattataggaatgtttcccataattataggaatagttcctataattatgggaatgatacccataacactataggaatggttcctataatttataggaatggttcctataatttataggaatactttctataatattatgggaatcattcctataatttatgggaatggttcttataatttataggaaccattcccataatattatgggaatggttcctataatagtatgaactattctcataatattatgggaatgattcctataatgcaattggaatggttcctataccattatgggaatcattcccataatattatgggaatagttcccatactattataggaaccattcctataatattatgggaatggttcccatattatcatgaaaaaattaatttaaagaagtgcggtaatcacttctacaatacacagaaatattattaaacataaaaacaaaaattcaaacattgaaaaaaaaatcgtatttggcaaaaaaacattaaaatttttaacaagaattttttgtcagcacaaatcattcaagaaaattcaaattttgagaaatttctatactattgtgcaaaaagaaaatttaatgatattatagggatggttcccataacattatgggaatagttcccataatattataggaatagttcctataccaatatgggaaccattcccataatagtatgggaatgattcccataccattatggaaatggttcccataccattatgggaaccattcccataatgcatagcaaaacttcccataattttctttccgtgtacagtTATAAATCCCATGACTTTTTGTAGTAAGCAagctaatatatatgtaaggaaataagtaaattatctgtttttaaatttaatatacataggaattattcctatgtTAATATAGTAGAATTCCCTATATGCACCTAGGTAAATCTACAGtacaacatagaaaaatttgctATGTTAACATAGGAGTAATTCCTGTCACAAAGGAAAAATGTTCGCATATGTAAAAATTCCTATGCGATCATAGGAAAATTACCCGTTTTTTTCGTGTActctctgtaaaaaaaaaacttcagacagtactgtatgctatctagactagcattttaaaacaataaaaaaaaattttcatatcttatcgtaattttttatagactTTTCGTGCATCGAAAGTAATGAAtccgttattttttaaaccttaaaaaatttaatcatcacAAAGTGTTATATTTATCGTAAAAAACTCTAtaccttttttattatttctattttatcaaaaactaaaagaaaattacagtttttaaGTAACAAATCGTGTCCATAGATAATTTATGATCCGTTCAGAGGTTCTTAATTTCTTGATGTTTCATTGCTAAATAATCTAAAATGCGTCAGCGTAGAATTTTTAGAACCgatgataataacaattttatatcaGAGGAAAGAACGATGAAGAAATGGCGTATGGGAAGAGAGATGACgcgattaaaaattaattactccgTTTGTAATCGACAACTTAccataatttttgtaaaatcagACACTAGccacaaatataaatttacttgaaatttaattatacacagagagaaattaattattgtatctaCAATAcgaaaattgtaattttaactatcgaaaatggtaataacattttttagtGGTTATAATGATCAGTATTACAATTgaaaatgataacagttataattaatgatggtaacggttactatCGAAAAtgctaattgtaattattaaaaattataattgttacaataGAAGATGGTAACTCTTATCATtcaaagttgtaaaaattcttaactaagaatgtgtgtgtgcatgtgtgtgtgtgtgtgtgcactggtgtgcatgtgtgtgtgtgtgcaccggtgtgcatgtgtgtgtgtgtgtgtgcatgcgTGCGTATCTGTGCATGTTTGCGGGTAAGCGTGCgcatgtgtgcgtgcgtgtgtgcgaGTGAGTGTGCGCACCCGTGCGTGCATGTGTACGTGCGTAGGTatgggtgtgtgtgtgtgtgtgtgtgaaattaATCTTTCCCCAGTGAAACAAATTACACATAGA includes these proteins:
- the LOC130674313 gene encoding pancreatic lipase-related protein 3-like — encoded protein: MMHYKNIVYFLILFESFSYVFCVENYQDNIFFFLMRRSFHPNVQEVSVSKYYNTLAWSDFDPNKPTKVIIHGFKSAPWKSDFIAMKDRYLSVGDYNVFFVDWELLADRFYPTAVSNARAVGVFLARFIVLLKLEGAEDIHLIGHSLGAHVAAVAANYLYYYRVSRITGLDPAGPLFYTVGEDAALDAGDADFVDVYHTNAKIAGKFITCGHVDFYFNGGQSQPGCGNLDYACYHNRAVYYFSESIISTEGFWAHPCDLNDLRNYRSGNCSSSQPIILAGEYVDKSSTGSYSVVTNAQSPFAKGHHW